The following nucleotide sequence is from Oceanispirochaeta sp..
TGGATTTGAACCACCGACCCCGTGTCCCCCAGACACGTACGCTAAACCCCTGCGCTACAGCCCGTTTTTATGCCTGATCAAGCTCTCATGGGGGTATTAAAATGTCAATTCCCCGGAGATTTATATTTATTGGATCGGGTTGTCATCAAAAATCCGTGGGGATGTCAAATTGTTCACATCATTCAGGAAAATATCAATGAGTTCAGGATCAAAGAATGTACCCCGTTCGGAGCACATATAGTCTGTAATATCACTTTGACTCATTGCTTTCCTGTAGGGCCTGTCTGAGATAAGGGCATCGTAAATGTCGGCAATCATAAAAATCCTGGCCGTGTAGGGTATTCCATCCCCTTTGAGGCCCTCCGGGTAACCCTGGCCGTCCCAGCGCTCGTGGTGGTAGTAAATCACCGGTATTGCCGGTCTCAAAAAGGGGATATTCTTTACAGAATCCCGTCCTATCTCCGGATGTCTCCGCATCAGGGTCCATTCATTCTCTGTCAAAGGACCTTCTTTTTTCAGAATGCTGTCAGGAATGCCCAGTTTTCCGATATCGTGGAGGAAGGCTCCCCGTTTCAGCTGGATCTGATCCTCCAGGGGAAGATTGACTTTTTCGGCGATATTGAGACAGATACTAACAACCCGGCCGCTGTGTCCCCTGGTTTCGATATCTCTGAGTTCCAGTATCCTGGCCCAGGCATGAAGAATCTCATCATAGGAGCCTTCCAGAATGTCCCGGCTTCGTTTTATATCCTGTATCAGCTGATCGTTGGTAATGGCAGCACTCAGCTCAAAGAGGCTCATCTGCAGAAAATTCAGTTCGCTTTCATCAGGATTTCCATTTAAAAGCAGTTCCAGGTATCCTGTGGCATCGGGTGTATAAAAATGGCTTGAAAAATAGAGTTCACCCGGTCTGATCCCTTTCATGATCTCTGTTTTAACAGGGATTTCGGATATATGTTCAAAGTCGTGAAGCAGGTAGGGGCCATCAATCTCAGGTATTCTAGTCCTTTCACAATTCAGGTATTCCGGGAAGGAGGCAATGCATATGGCATTTTCGGATTCTCCCTGAACCATTGAGATGTTCAGGGCGGAGCAGTGTAGCTCATCCCTGATAGA
It contains:
- a CDS encoding HD domain-containing phosphohydrolase; amino-acid sequence: MRQHFRIPYHLYMLKLRNLMIKKEEQGRTDSLIYWQQYIFVSLMSTIVTLGLGVLITGINQFIKEDMLFAGLGLLGFYIFFLIMSFARFIQFKLRNKLIAWGFYSLSIILLIFTGPSGAGLLYLCTAFVLLLLHTDKDNSRQIIIINALVFLLLSLLFVLGKNPSLRFREYEQYWWLIVINSITVSIFIVQMINLIMKGLNRRYKKAERSNARLIRTQKENMKQIHMLDSLRQSGMVVMDSRLAFEERLQSALQSIRDELHCSALNISMVQGESENAICIASFPEYLNCERTRIPEIDGPYLLHDFEHISEIPVKTEIMKGIRPGELYFSSHFYTPDATGYLELLLNGNPDESELNFLQMSLFELSAAITNDQLIQDIKRSRDILEGSYDEILHAWARILELRDIETRGHSGRVVSICLNIAEKVNLPLEDQIQLKRGAFLHDIGKLGIPDSILKKEGPLTENEWTLMRRHPEIGRDSVKNIPFLRPAIPVIYYHHERWDGQGYPEGLKGDGIPYTARIFMIADIYDALISDRPYRKAMSQSDITDYMCSERGTFFDPELIDIFLNDVNNLTSPRIFDDNPIQ